DNA sequence from the Ruminococcus albus 7 = DSM 20455 genome:
TCACTATGGAGGAGCTACACGAGCTTCTTGACCTAGTAAATGGAGGAGAATAAAATGAATGAATATGAAAACGCCATAGAGTTACGCGGCGTAAGCAAGACTTATAAGGACTTTGGTCTGGAAAATGTCAGCTTTAAAGTTCCCAAAGGCTGCATCATGGGCTTTATAGGACAGAACGGAGCAGGCAAGACCACTACTATACGCAGTATGCTGAATATCACTAAGATAAACAGCGGAGAGATAAGTCTGCTGGGGCTTGACCATGTACAGAACGAAGCAGAGATCAAAAAGCGTATCGCTGTTGTATTTGACGATCTGCCATTTCATGATATGTTTACAGTAAAGGATATAGCAAAGATATTTGAGGGTCTGTATCCTGAATGGGACAATAATGTATATCTGTATTATTTAGATCTTTTTCAACTGCCTTACAAGAAGAAGATAGGAAAGTTTTCCAAGGGTATGAAAATGAAACTGCAGATAGCCTGTGCGCTGTCACATAATGCGGAGCTGCTTATAATGGACGAGGCAACAGCAGGTCTTGACCCTGTAGTTCGTGATGAGATACTTCACATTTTTATGGAATATCTTCAGGACGGTGAGCGTTCTATCCTTATGTCATCGCATATCACTTCTGATCTTGAAAAGATAGCTGATATGGTCACATTCATAGATAAGGGCAGGATACTGCTAACAGGCTACAAGGATGAACTGATCGAGCGACATGGTATCATAAAGTGCGGCTACGATAAACTGACAAAGATAGATCCTGATGATATCGTCAGCATCCGTACCAATAACTTTGGCGCGGAGGTAATGGTGAATAATAAAGAGCAGGCTCTCAGCAAGTACAGTGACTGCATTATAGATCCTGCTAACATTGATGATATAATGCTGTTCTATGTTCATCGTTATGATGAGGAGTGGTTAAGATGAAAATGTACCGTTCTTTGATATACAGAAGTTTAAGGTTAAAGCGTACCAGAGACAGATTGTTTTTATTTTTGATACTGTTATTGGATGCTTTCTTTTCAGTGTTGTTTTTAGTGCCTGTTTCTGATCCGGCTAAAATGAAAGATCATATGCTGGTGTTCTGCGTCTTTTCTTTTATGCTTGCGATGCTTTGCGGTATGTTTGCGGGTGCAAATAACGGCGTTTACAGAATGGATGCTAATACCGGCTGGAACCATTATATCCGCGTTCTTCCCCCGACACCTATGCAGCAGGCAGTAGCAGATCTTCTGATAAAGCTGATCTACATACTGATCTACGGTACTATTATAATAGTATACTCACTCTTTATAGAAAATAATTTAGGTCAGCATCTGACGTGCTATGCGGTGAATATATTCCTGTTTTTCGCAACGCTCTTTGTGATCATTGATATTGTATACAGCTTTGTTGTCAGGTTCGCCCAAACCAGAGCACAGCTGGAGTTAATGGGTCTTGCTGCTA
Encoded proteins:
- a CDS encoding ABC transporter ATP-binding protein; this encodes MNEYENAIELRGVSKTYKDFGLENVSFKVPKGCIMGFIGQNGAGKTTTIRSMLNITKINSGEISLLGLDHVQNEAEIKKRIAVVFDDLPFHDMFTVKDIAKIFEGLYPEWDNNVYLYYLDLFQLPYKKKIGKFSKGMKMKLQIACALSHNAELLIMDEATAGLDPVVRDEILHIFMEYLQDGERSILMSSHITSDLEKIADMVTFIDKGRILLTGYKDELIERHGIIKCGYDKLTKIDPDDIVSIRTNNFGAEVMVNNKEQALSKYSDCIIDPANIDDIMLFYVHRYDEEWLR